A single region of the Raphanus sativus cultivar WK10039 chromosome 1, ASM80110v3, whole genome shotgun sequence genome encodes:
- the LOC108857446 gene encoding 3-ketoacyl-CoA synthase 5, whose product MPPPKMPDLSSSMKHKYVKLGYQYLVNNFPTLLLIPILAYTALELFRMGPEEILNHLNSLNFSLLHILGSSFVIMFFLTVYFMSKPRTIYLVDYSCFKPPVTCRVPFATFMEHSRLNLIDTPKSVEFQMRILERSGLGEETCLPPAIHYIPPTPTMDAARSEAELVIFTAMDDLFKKTGLKPKDIDILIVNCSLFSPTPSLSAMIINKYKLRSNIKSLNLSGMGCSASLISVDVARDLLQVHPNSNAVIVSTEIITPNYYQGKERAMLLPNCLFRMGAAAILLSNRRSDRWRAKYKLCHLVRTHKGAEDKSYYCVYQQEDDESHVGINLNKDLMAIAGEALKSNITTIGPLVLPASEQLLFLSSLIGRKIFNAKWKPYIPDFKMAFEHFCIHAGGRAVIDELQKSLQLSAEHVEASRMTLHRFGNTSSSSLWYELSYIEAKGKMKRGDRVWQIAFGSGFKCNSAVWKSNRTIKTPTEGPWSDCIDRYPVFIPEVVKL is encoded by the exons ATGCCGCCTCCCAAAATGCCTGATCTCTCAAGCTCCATGAAGCACAAATACGTTAAACTCGGTTACCAATACCTAGTCAACAACTTCCCCACCCTTCTTCTGATCCCAATCCTCGCATACACCGCCCTTGAGCTTTTCAGAATGGGTCCTGAAGAGATCCTCAATCACTTGAACTCACTCAACTTCAGTCTCCTTCATATCCTTGGTTCCTCTTTCGTCATCATGTTCTTTTTAACCGTTTACTTCATGTCCAAGCCACGCACCATCTACCTTGTTGACTACTCTTGCTTCAAACCTCCCGTCACTTGCCGTGTCCCGTTCGCTACTTTCATGGAACACTCTCGTCTCAACCTCATAGACACTCCAAAGAGCGTTGAGTTCCAAATGAGAATCCTCGAACGATCTGGCCTCGGAGAAGAAACTTGTCTCCCTCCAGCCATTCACTACATCCCTCCAACTCCAACGATGGATGCAGCTAGAAGTGAAGCAGAGTTGGTTATCTTCACTGCCATGGACGATCTCTTCAAGAAAACGGGTCTTAAACCTAAAGACATCGACATACTCATCGTTAACTGCTCTCTTTTCTCACCAACGCCTTCTCTCTCGGCCATGATAATCAACAAGTACAAGCTCAGGAGTAACATCAAGAGCCTTAACCTCTCCGGGATGGGATGCAGCGCCAGTCTTATCTCTGTAGATGTAGCACGTGACTTGTTACAAGTTCATCCTAACTCCAACGCGGTGATAGTTAGCACTGAGATCATCACTCCTAATTACTACCAGGGTAAAGAGAGGGCTATGTTGCTCCCAAACTGCCTCTTCCGCATGGGAGCAGCGGCTATTCTCCTCTCTAACCGCAGATCAGACAGGTGGAGAGCTAAGTATAAGCTTTGCCACCTTGTCAGGACTCACAAGGGTGCGGAAGATAAGTCGTACTATTGCGTTTACCAGCAGGAAGACGATGAAAGTCACGTCGGAATAAACTTGAATAAAGATCTCATGGCCATTGCTGGAGAAGCCTTGAAGTCTAACATCACCACCATAG GTCCTTTGGTCCTACCGGCATCAGAACAGCTGCTCTTCCTCTCATCTCTTATCGGGCGTAAAATATTCAATGCAAAGTGGAAACCGTACATACCGGACTTCAAGATGGCCTTCGAACATTTCTGCATCCACGCTGGAGGACGAGCGGTGATCGACGAGCTGCAGAAGAGTCTACAGCTATCGGCAGAACACGTGGAAGCTTCGAGAATGACGTTGCATAGGTTTGGTAACACGTCTTCGTCTTCATTATGGTATGAGCTTAGCTACATAGAGGCTAAAGGGAAGATGAAAAGAGGCGACCGGGTTTGGCAGATTGCGTTTGGGAGTGGATTCAAGTGTAACTCTGCCGTGTGGAAATCTAACCGTACGATCAAAACACCAACGGAGGGACCATGGTCGGATTGTATCGACCGGTACCCTGTCTTTATCCCTGAGGTTGTCAAACTATGA